In Rhododendron vialii isolate Sample 1 chromosome 9a, ASM3025357v1, the following are encoded in one genomic region:
- the LOC131301464 gene encoding transcription factor BIM2-like isoform X2 — protein sequence MKSGQQEEAEEEDEVIVSKREDEKNRNKANAARSKHSVTEQRRRCRINERFQILRDLIPHSEQKRDTASFLLEVIEYVQYLQEKVQKYEGSYQGWRMEPTKLMPWRNSHWHVQSLVGPTQAVKNDSSPTSTFPGRFDENNITCSVAMHPISWNWTESDSSRDPSGQIDDQQSKLANKAIALPIPLHTNVSSSGPGDDIVPHPIHRPISDPQSTECPITSGALTEQEDLIVEGGSISLTSVYSQGLLNNLTQALQCAGVDLSQSTISVQIDLGKRANRRLTSGAVVSNTKVKTFHFIPRNPSSSRTAHQIAEYFIELLRRKTNLKCF from the exons ATGAAATCAGGTCAACAGGAAGAGGCGGAAGAAGAGGATGAAGTCATCGTTTCCAAGAGAGAAG ATGAGAAGAACAGGAACAAGGCCAATGCAGCACGGTCCAAGCATTCAGTCACGGAGCAGCGCCGAAGGTGCAGGATAAACGAgag ATTTCAGATACTAAGAGATCTCATACCCCATAGTGAGCAGAAGAGAGATACGGCATCATTTTTGTTGGAG GTCATCGAGTATGTCCAATATTTACaggaaaaggttcaaaagtatGAGGGATCATATCAAGGGTGGCGTATGGAGCCTACTAAGCTGATGCCATGG AGAAACAGTCACTGGCACGTTCAGAGTCTTGTTGGACCTACTCAAGCTGTAAAGAATGATTCTAGTCCCACATCAACATTTCCTGGGCGGTTTGATGAGAATAATATCACTTGTTCCGTAGCAATGCATCCAATCTCATGGAATTGGACTGAATCTGACTCTAGTAGGGATCCCTCCGGACAAATAGACGATCAGCAATCTAAATTAGCAAACAAGGCTATAGCCTTGCCCATTCCTTTGCACACAAATGTTTCTTCTTCTGGCCCAGGTGATGATATCGTTCCCCATCCTATTCACAGACCAATTTCTGATCCACAATCGACTGAATGCCCAATCACAAGTGGTGCATTAACTGAACAAGAGGATTTGATTGTTGAAGGGGGGAGTATTAGCTTAACAAGCGTCTACTCTCAAGG GTTACTGAATAATCTGACACAAGCGCTGCAGTGTGCGGGTGTTGATCTGTCGCAGTCCACCATCTCTGTTCAAATTGATTTAGGAAAGCGAGCAAATAGAAGATTGACTTCTGGTGCTGTTGTATCCAATACCAAGGTAAAAACATTTCATTTCATTCCCAGAAATCCCAGCTCTAGTCGGACCGCACATCAAATTGCAGAATACTTTATTGAACTattaagaagaaaaactaaTCTCAAATGTTTTTGA
- the LOC131301464 gene encoding transcription factor BIM2-like isoform X1, with product MKSGQQEEAEEEDEVIVSKREGLSSNSEDEKNRNKANAARSKHSVTEQRRRCRINERFQILRDLIPHSEQKRDTASFLLEVIEYVQYLQEKVQKYEGSYQGWRMEPTKLMPWRNSHWHVQSLVGPTQAVKNDSSPTSTFPGRFDENNITCSVAMHPISWNWTESDSSRDPSGQIDDQQSKLANKAIALPIPLHTNVSSSGPGDDIVPHPIHRPISDPQSTECPITSGALTEQEDLIVEGGSISLTSVYSQGLLNNLTQALQCAGVDLSQSTISVQIDLGKRANRRLTSGAVVSNTKVKTFHFIPRNPSSSRTAHQIAEYFIELLRRKTNLKCF from the exons ATGAAATCAGGTCAACAGGAAGAGGCGGAAGAAGAGGATGAAGTCATCGTTTCCAAGAGAGAAGGTCTCTCTTCCAATAGTGAAG ATGAGAAGAACAGGAACAAGGCCAATGCAGCACGGTCCAAGCATTCAGTCACGGAGCAGCGCCGAAGGTGCAGGATAAACGAgag ATTTCAGATACTAAGAGATCTCATACCCCATAGTGAGCAGAAGAGAGATACGGCATCATTTTTGTTGGAG GTCATCGAGTATGTCCAATATTTACaggaaaaggttcaaaagtatGAGGGATCATATCAAGGGTGGCGTATGGAGCCTACTAAGCTGATGCCATGG AGAAACAGTCACTGGCACGTTCAGAGTCTTGTTGGACCTACTCAAGCTGTAAAGAATGATTCTAGTCCCACATCAACATTTCCTGGGCGGTTTGATGAGAATAATATCACTTGTTCCGTAGCAATGCATCCAATCTCATGGAATTGGACTGAATCTGACTCTAGTAGGGATCCCTCCGGACAAATAGACGATCAGCAATCTAAATTAGCAAACAAGGCTATAGCCTTGCCCATTCCTTTGCACACAAATGTTTCTTCTTCTGGCCCAGGTGATGATATCGTTCCCCATCCTATTCACAGACCAATTTCTGATCCACAATCGACTGAATGCCCAATCACAAGTGGTGCATTAACTGAACAAGAGGATTTGATTGTTGAAGGGGGGAGTATTAGCTTAACAAGCGTCTACTCTCAAGG GTTACTGAATAATCTGACACAAGCGCTGCAGTGTGCGGGTGTTGATCTGTCGCAGTCCACCATCTCTGTTCAAATTGATTTAGGAAAGCGAGCAAATAGAAGATTGACTTCTGGTGCTGTTGTATCCAATACCAAGGTAAAAACATTTCATTTCATTCCCAGAAATCCCAGCTCTAGTCGGACCGCACATCAAATTGCAGAATACTTTATTGAACTattaagaagaaaaactaaTCTCAAATGTTTTTGA